One Etheostoma spectabile isolate EspeVRDwgs_2016 chromosome 12, UIUC_Espe_1.0, whole genome shotgun sequence genomic window carries:
- the crsp7 gene encoding mediator of RNA polymerase II transcription subunit 26 yields MFTWLRADVKTLHHIPACSRRPSRDPAAGSELLERPAGSSQRSTHFPLDERKTEPSTLQATEKHAVRTPVVLPQRLLSHHCHPVFILEDSSLHPPDRTEQAMTTVSATPQHLRDRLLQAIDTNSNISNMVAVLEVISCLEKYPITKEALEETRLGKLINDVRKKTKNEDLAKRAKKLLRAWQKLIEPGPAVAASVPGSTNGSSHPCRMDASPLDISVSGKGVPEVKIRNDVHNTYSPKAEKSSSRKRRAEHRDSGVHLPEKISKMSSFDNSVSPPLTNGITGSPDAMPDQQVVPSPDRSRIEHLDNDKINRIPVNAVKPRPSSPGVAKVPSTSSMIKVAVMQQQARLDEGGGGVGFYQAKSPRGLTTSPRSLKQDTVTKRSSAYAPKGTPIPSPSSRDSTFSLAQPVSSPAQASYADKLPHSSHRSSMHWVSSSEVPSHCPPQDISATLESPSVSPSPSQPQHNAELQRPISEGAMSLSDDTEATTVPNSEHKRRKYRSRDYSVNLDGQKIEDTTKPVRLKERRLTFDPVTGQIKHLVHKEPSQTEEAPTPEPAESRQRTESTVQQPAVPIPIPVLAPTLTPALAPGPNPNPFHQTNWKELSRNEIIQSYLNLQSNVLTSSGVQAHSAHFFMSEYLKREEQEIKDSRKRHVLQKDSSVGDLPGLSREVTDGDLDKIHTQHWPGVNGCYDTEGTWYDWTECISLDPHGDESKLNILPYICLD; encoded by the exons ATGTTTACTTGGTTACGTGCAGACGTCAAAACGCTTCATCATATCCCAGCATGCAGCAGGAGGCCGTCGAGAGATCCAGCAGCTGGTAGTGAGTTGCTAGAGCGCCCAGCAGGCAGCAGCCAACGGTCAACACATTTCCCACTCGATGAGAGAAAAACTGAGCCGTCTACCTTACAGGCGACAGAAAAACATGCTGTTCGGACGCCTGTCGTGTTACCGCAGCGGCTTTTGAGTCATCATTGTCACCCGGTTTTCATTTTGGAGGattcctccctccatcctccgGATCGCACCGAACAGGCAATGACAACGGTCTCAGCAACCCCGCAGCATTTGAGGGACCGGCTGCTGCAGGCCATCGACACCAACAGCAAT ATAAGCAATATGGTGGCTGTATTGGAGGTAATTTCCTGTCTTGAAAAATATCCCATCACCAAAGAAGCACTTGAG GAAACCCGACTAGGAAAATTGATCAATGATGTaaggaagaagacaaagaaTGAAGACCTTGCTAAGCGTGCTAAAAAACTCTTAAGGGCCTGGCAAAAGCTGATCGAACCTGGGCCAGCTGTGGCTGCCAGTGTCCCTGGGTCTACCAATGGCAGTTCTCATCCCTGCAGAATGGATGCCTCCCCTCTTGACATTTCTGTGTCAGGGAAGGGTGTCCCTGAAGTCAAAATCCGAAACGATGTTCACAACACATACTCACCTAAAGCTGAGAAATCAAGCAGCCGCAAACGCCGAGCAGAGCACAGAGACAGTGGAGTGCACCTGCCAGAAAAAATCTCCAAGATGTCGTCGTTTGATAACTCTGTTTCCCCACCACTCACCAATGGGATTACAGGCAGTCCTGATGCCATGCCTGACCAGCAAGTCGTCCCGTCTCCTGACAGATCCCGGATAGAGCACCTTGATAATGATAAAATCAACAGAATTCCAGTTAATGCTGTCAAGCCGCGCCCCAGCTCCCCTGGAGTTGCCAAAGTACCTAGCACTTCCTCTATGATCAAGGTTGCTGTGATGCAGCAACAGGCCAGATTGGATGAAGGAGGTGGAGGAGTGGGGTTTTATCAAGCCAAAAGTCCCCGTGGCCTCACTACCAGTCCAAGGAGCCTGAAGCAAGACACAGTGACCAAGCGCTCTTCAGCATATGCACCTAAAGGAACACCTATCCCAAGCCCTTCTTCTAGGGACTCTACCTTTTCTTTGGCCCAGCCTGTATCCTCCCCAGCTCAAGCATCTTACGCTGACAAACTGCCACATTCTTCTCATAGGTCTTCAATGCACTGGGTCAGTTCGTCAGAAGTCCCCTCTCATTGCCCACCACAAGACATATCCGCAACACTGGAATCCCCATCAGTCTCCCCTTCACCCTCTCAACCCCAACACAACGCAGAACTACAAAGACCGATATCTGAGGGAGCCATGTCTCTGTCTGATGATACAGAGGCGACAACAGTTCCCAACTCGGAGCATAAAAGGAGGAAGTACAGGTCAAGAGACTACTCTGTCAACTTAGATGGCCAGAAAATAGAGGACACGACTAAACCTGTACGGTTAAAAGAACGCAGATTAACATTTGACCCTGTCACAGGTCAGATTAAACACCTGGTACATAAAGAACCTTCTCAAACAGAGGAAGCCCCCACTCCTGAACCCGCTGAGTCTAGGCAGAGAACTGAAAGCACTGTACAACAGCCCGCTGTCCCTATCCCTATCCCAGTCCTggccccaaccctaaccccggCCCTAGCCCCAGGtcccaaccctaaccctttccATCAAACCAACTGGAAGGAGCTGTCCAGAAATGAAATCATTCAGTCCTACTTGAACCTACAGAGTAATGTGCTCACCTCCTCTGGTGTCCAGGCCCATAGTGCACACTTCTTTATGTCAGAGtatctgaaaagagaagaacagGAGATCAAGGACTCACGGAAGAGACATGTTCTGCAGAAGGATAGCTCAGTAGGGGATTTACCGGGCTTGAGCCGGGAGGTGACGGACGGGGACCTGGAcaagatacacacacagcactggCCGGGGGTCAACGGTTGTTATGACACAGAGGGCACCTGGTATGATTGGACAGAGTGCATATCATTGGACCCTCATGGGGATGAAAGCAAATTGAACATCCTGCCATATATTTGCCTAGACTGA